The following DNA comes from Marinitoga litoralis.
TTTGAGAAAAATAAGGTGCTATATTATATAACAAAGGGGTTTTACATGAAAAAAAAATAAGTATTCTCGTTTGCTTTAAGTTATTAAGAGTACTATAATTTGATAAGACTCAAAATAATATTTGTAATTATATTATTCACAATATTTAAGCTCTTATAGTTTTTATATTATTTTACTCCAGATTTTAATTTTTTATCAAAAAATTTATGATTCTAAATTTGAATACTTTAAATAACTAAATTTAATGATTATATATTGTGTAAAAAATGAATTTTCCTTATTTCTTCTACAATGTATGGTAGTCAGACAGTCTTATATATTTCGAAAGATTTTATCTATTTCTTTTCTATATTTTAAGTAGATTATTTGGAGGTTCTTTTTAATTTGTTCGATAAAAAATATAAAAATATTATTATTATATCATTTTATTAAAAAAATAAAAAATTAAAATACCTCACATATAGTATTTTAGTTTATGTCTTCAAATAAGTCAAAAAAACTATTTTTAGTATATATTTGCCAAAAATTGGTCTCATTCTCATCATATTTATATGTCTAATATTTTATCAACTCCATTTTTGGAATACGACTTTTCAGGAAGAATATCATTTTTACTTTTCTTTTTGTTCAATAATGAACATTTTTAATTTCCTCTTTTAGTATTTTATTTTATCATTTTATTTTCTTACAACGACATTAAAAGCTTTATCTACTCCTATTAAATATCATTTATTTCCAATTACCTAAATTGCACAAGGTTTGTAAATTTGTGACTAAAATTTCTTAAGTAATTTTACAATACTTTCCCCTGTATTTCCATCTCCGTATATATTTTCAGGAAATCTACTAAAATTCTCAATAATAGTTACCTTCTCTACAATATCTTCAGGTTTGCTCAGCAAGTTCCATCCTATTTCCACCAATTCCCTCCAGCCCGTGTCTGGCATTACTACTACCGCTCTCTTTCCACACCAATATGCTTCTTTCTGTAATCCCCCCGAATCAGTTATCACAAATTTGCTTCTTTCCACCAAACCCATCATGTTCAAATAATCCACAGGCTCTAACACTTTAATCCCTTCAAGCAACTTCTCCAAGCCAAATTTTTTCACTCTTTTTACTGTCCGAGGATGCATTGGAAAAACTACTTTGTACGGTAACTTTCCTAATTGTTCAAGTATCACTTTTAATTTTTCGTGCATATCTGTGTTGAAATCTCTATGTATAGTGCATACAACGTACTCATTTTCTTTCAATTCTAAATTCATATTATACCTGAATAATTTTCTCATTTTCAAGAACAAATCGTACATCACATCCCCTGAAAAATATACACCTTGTGTTATACCTTCTCTTTTTAAATTATCCACTGCCAACTGACTTGGACAAAATAAAAGTCTTGACACATGATCTGTCAAAACTCTGTTAATCTCCTCAGGCATATCTTTTGGCTCTTGTCTTATACCCGCTTCAACATGTGCAACAGGTATCTTTAGCTTTGCACCCACAATTGCACCTGCAAGAGTTGTATTTGTATCCCCGTACACGATAATAATATCAGGTCTTTCAGTCATTACCAATTTTTCAAATTCGAACATTATCCGTGCTGTCATCTCACCATGATTCCCAGAACCAACGTTAAGAAAATAATTTGGCTTTCGAATATCAAGTACCTGAAAAAACACATCTGACATGTTGAAATCGTAATGTTGTCCCGAGTGAACAAGTATTTCAGCTATACCTGTTCTTAAAAATTCTTTGTGTAAAACCGCTTCTTTTATAAATTGCGGTCTTGCACCTATAAGAGAAAGTACTTTCATTTAACTTTGCCCTCCTATAATAATTACCTTTCGAATATCAAAGTTCTAATATAAAAAAAGCATAGGTCTTCTATTAACCTAAATTATAGATTCCACATATCTAATAATATTCTCAAGCACATCTTGAAATACTATTCCAAGCTGAGCAAGTTTCTCCGCTTTAGTTATAAACTTAACCGGATGTCTTTCTTCTCCCTCAAAAACAAATTCAAAATCGAATCTATCTTTTAAACTTTCCACTATCTCTCTTACTTTAAGGGGTTTAAAAGAGCCTAAATTATAGTAATCTACTTCAACCATCGAATCTCTTCTCAGAAAATAATCCACCACTTTACACACAAAATCTATAGGCACTGGATTTATGTAAGATTCTCCTCCACCGTACACCTTCAAAGGCTTCTGATCAATTATTGACTTAGCAATGCTTTTGAAAAGTCGTGATTCTTTTTCCTCCTTCCCAAAGGCGTGTGTTAACCTCAGCACAGTTCCCTGTACCCCACTTTTCCTTGCTTGTTTTTCAAAAATCATTTCCGAAATTCTTTTCGATATACCATAATTAATTACTGGCCTTGGGCATACGTTTTCATCAACATAACCTTCATAACCATAATAAACAGCTGCGCTCGATAACAATATTGCTTTCGGTATTTCAAATTTTTCTAGAATATCTTGAATATATTGGCTGTCTTTTTTTATTATCTCATATAAGCTTTTGTCATCAACTTTATGATTTGAATTACCTCCTGCAAAGATTATTGCATCAATTCTTCCATTCATTTGCATAAACTGTGTATAATTCATTGTGTTTGACCATTCTATCGGGCGGGTAAAATAAATTGAAATAATTTCATAACCTTTTCCTGATAAATATTTAACCACATTTCCTCCTATAAATCCGCTTGCTCCCACTACAGCTATTTTCATTACATCATCCCTCTGTACCATTCGATAACTTTCATTAAACCCTCTCTCAACGGCACTTTCTGCTCCCAACCAAGCTTTCTCAGCTTTTCATTAAAAAATCTCTTCCTTCCAGATATAAATTTATCAGGAAGTTCTACCACTCTCATCAAATCATAAGGCTTTCCAGTTAATTCCAATATCAATTTCGCTAACTCTTCCGTAGCTATATATTCTTGAGTTCCTATATTGTATGTTTCATAGTTCTTTTCCTTAAACTCATGATGTTTTATAACTGTCAACACTCCGTTAACAAAATCATCCACATAACACCATGCACGTTCTGAACTCTTGTGTACTGTAAACAAGTTATCATTCAAAGCATTGTAAATAAATTGATCTATTGCAGATTTATATTTTGATGCTATCACACCCGGCCCGTACACCATGAATGGTCTTATTCCAACAGCTAATAATCCGTAATTCTTGACATAATGATTTACAATACCTTCCCCAAATAATTTACTCATTGCATATATGTTTGTCACTTTTGTAGGACTTAGTACGTTGAAGTCTTCCTCCATTACTTCTTTTTCATCGAAAAGAGTTCCGTAAACTTCTGAAGTGCTGAAATAAACTAATTTACTCTTGTATTCAATACACATCTTGATTAAATTCAAAGTTCCAAACTCGTTGACGTATATCATCCTTTGCGGATATTCTTCTCCATTAAGTCTTCCAACCTCACCAGCTAAATGTATGACCATATCAAAACCGTTATTATCCTTAAACAACTTCCAAACATCTTCAAAATAAGTAATATCAGCACGAATATAATCGTCATAGTCAGCTATGACTAAATCAATACCTTGAACTTCATAACCTTCTTTTTTTAAAGCTGCAAACAAACTTTTTCCTATAAACCCTAACGCTCCTGTGACAAGTATTTTCATGTTTTTCCCTCCTTGTTATTTTAAAAAACACTGTCTATTTCTTTGTACTTCTTAGCAAATATCTGAAAAACGTCACTTTTCATAAATTCATCGCTTAGCTCGTATATTTGTTTTTTGAAAAGTTCATTCATTTCAAAGATATCACTATACTTATAACGTAAAAGTTTTGTATAATAGTGCTCCTTACCTGAAGCCTCTTCTACCCAAATAAATTGTGAAAGGAATATCCAAGGAAAATAATTTTGTATTTTCAAAATATCTTCGGTAGTAAAAGCTTTAATATTGAAAAAGATTTTAAAGTTCTGTTCAAACCATTCATTTCCCATGGATTGATTTAAAAACCTAATATACGAAAGCCTTGTAATATTCTTTCCAACAATCATACGCTCTTGGACTTTACTTGTCTGTCCCGGATGACTGTAATTGAAAACCGCCGTATTCGAAAACCCTATCTTTTTGTTTAACAATATATCCTTAACCCACAAATCGAAATCCCCATCTACGTTAATTAAAAATTCGTTTATGCCACCACTATCCAAATATGCATCCTTTTTCATACATATCGATGACCCATTAAGATAATTACCAAACATCAGATCTGCAACCATATGGTATTTGTCACGATACTTTTTATTATTTACAGAGGCCATTCTACTATTCAGTATATCATCCCCAATAAATGTATGTGCAGAGAAAATTAGATCATATCCAGCATTGATAAGTCTTAAATCCTGCTCTAGTTTATCAATAGACACGTAAAAATCATCAGCACTCACCCATGCAACAATATTTGACGACGTTAAAGAAAACCCTTTTTTTAATGACATCGCAGCACCTAAATTTTTCTCGTTGCGATAAATATTTATTTTTCCAAGTGAATTGTCGCAACTGAGTTGTTCATAAAAATTCATAACGTTATCATTTGAATAATCATCAATAATAACCCACTCTAATTGTTTTGCTATCGTCTGTCTTTTAAGAGACTTATAAAGTTTTGGAAGAAATTTTTCTGCATTGTAAGCGGGAGTGACAACACTGATAATCGTATCTGTATTGTTTTCTCTACATACAATATTTTGAAGACTATTTTTGGAATACGATCTGACATTTTCAAC
Coding sequences within:
- a CDS encoding NAD-dependent epimerase/dehydratase family protein is translated as MKILVTGALGFIGKSLFAALKKEGYEVQGIDLVIADYDDYIRADITYFEDVWKLFKDNNGFDMVIHLAGEVGRLNGEEYPQRMIYVNEFGTLNLIKMCIEYKSKLVYFSTSEVYGTLFDEKEVMEEDFNVLSPTKVTNIYAMSKLFGEGIVNHYVKNYGLLAVGIRPFMVYGPGVIASKYKSAIDQFIYNALNDNLFTVHKSSERAWCYVDDFVNGVLTVIKHHEFKEKNYETYNIGTQEYIATEELAKLILELTGKPYDLMRVVELPDKFISGRKRFFNEKLRKLGWEQKVPLREGLMKVIEWYRGMM
- a CDS encoding glycosyltransferase family 2 protein, whose protein sequence is MQNNVKSELLRIYKNLIKEIKEYKNKVENVRSYSKNSLQNIVCRENNTDTIISVVTPAYNAEKFLPKLYKSLKRQTIAKQLEWVIIDDYSNDNVMNFYEQLSCDNSLGKINIYRNEKNLGAAMSLKKGFSLTSSNIVAWVSADDFYVSIDKLEQDLRLINAGYDLIFSAHTFIGDDILNSRMASVNNKKYRDKYHMVADLMFGNYLNGSSICMKKDAYLDSGGINEFLINVDGDFDLWVKDILLNKKIGFSNTAVFNYSHPGQTSKVQERMIVGKNITRLSYIRFLNQSMGNEWFEQNFKIFFNIKAFTTEDILKIQNYFPWIFLSQFIWVEEASGKEHYYTKLLRYKYSDIFEMNELFKKQIYELSDEFMKSDVFQIFAKKYKEIDSVF
- the wecB gene encoding non-hydrolyzing UDP-N-acetylglucosamine 2-epimerase, with translation MKVLSLIGARPQFIKEAVLHKEFLRTGIAEILVHSGQHYDFNMSDVFFQVLDIRKPNYFLNVGSGNHGEMTARIMFEFEKLVMTERPDIIIVYGDTNTTLAGAIVGAKLKIPVAHVEAGIRQEPKDMPEEINRVLTDHVSRLLFCPSQLAVDNLKREGITQGVYFSGDVMYDLFLKMRKLFRYNMNLELKENEYVVCTIHRDFNTDMHEKLKVILEQLGKLPYKVVFPMHPRTVKRVKKFGLEKLLEGIKVLEPVDYLNMMGLVERSKFVITDSGGLQKEAYWCGKRAVVVMPDTGWRELVEIGWNLLSKPEDIVEKVTIIENFSRFPENIYGDGNTGESIVKLLKKF
- a CDS encoding NAD-dependent epimerase/dehydratase family protein, which translates into the protein MKIAVVGASGFIGGNVVKYLSGKGYEIISIYFTRPIEWSNTMNYTQFMQMNGRIDAIIFAGGNSNHKVDDKSLYEIIKKDSQYIQDILEKFEIPKAILLSSAAVYYGYEGYVDENVCPRPVINYGISKRISEMIFEKQARKSGVQGTVLRLTHAFGKEEKESRLFKSIAKSIIDQKPLKVYGGGESYINPVPIDFVCKVVDYFLRRDSMVEVDYYNLGSFKPLKVREIVESLKDRFDFEFVFEGEERHPVKFITKAEKLAQLGIVFQDVLENIIRYVESII